A stretch of the Aegilops tauschii subsp. strangulata cultivar AL8/78 chromosome 4, Aet v6.0, whole genome shotgun sequence genome encodes the following:
- the LOC109782361 gene encoding probable CCR4-associated factor 1 homolog 11, which produces MSPVWPSSAVPVRSVWAPNLKHESANLRHVARNAQYVAIDVHYPGVVHHPSQDHNALTVEERYALVKANVDGLKPLQLGIALYDSDGGYLDAWEFNLRDFRPQADPHDENSHAYLAGRGLDVGVLRDHGVSADVLSKKLFESGLISARPRRGRSRSWITYAGAYHVAYLLKIVTGGAPLPRDVAGFNGAVRRYLGDQVYDVARMAADCLDMPLGLESIAAHLGFHPPLGSPRLAAAAGVHALQVFMRLKYGKLGGDVRRYRGLLEGLH; this is translated from the coding sequence ATGTCGCCGGTATGGCCGTCGTCCGCGGTCCCGGTGCGCTCCGTGTGGGCGCCCAACCTCAAGCATGAATCGGCCAACCTCCGCCACGTCGCCAGGAACGCCCAGTACGTCGCCATCGACGTGCACTACCCGGGCGTCGTCCACCACCCCAGCCAGGACCACAACGCCCTCACCGTGGAGGAGCGCTACGCCCTCGTGAAGGCCAACGTCGACGGCCTGAAGCCGCTCCAGCTCGGCATCGCGCTCTACGACAGCGACGGCGGGTACCTCGACGCCTGGGAGTTCAACCTCCGCGACTTCCGCCCCCAGGCCGACCCGCACGACGAGAACTCCCACGCGTACCTCGCCGGCCGCGGCCTCGACGTCGGCGTGCTCCGCGACCACGGCGTCAGCGCCGACGTGCTAAGCAAGAAGCTGTTTGAATCCGGCCTGATCAGCGCTCGGCCTCGGCGTGGGCGGTCGCGGAGTTGGATCACCTACGCTGGGGCCTACCATGTCGCATACCTGCTCAAGATTGTCACCGGCGGCGCCCCGCTGCCGCGAGACGTGGCCGGGTTCAACGGCGCCGTGCGGCGTTACCTCGGCGACCAGGTCTATGATGTGGCTAGGATGGCGGCCGACTGCCTGGACATGCCGCTCGGGCTGGAGAGCATCGCCGCTCACCTCGGCTTCCATCCGCCGCTGGGGAGCCCACGCCTCGCAGCTGCCGCCGGCGTGCACGCGCTGCAGGTATTCATGCGGCTGAAGTACGGAAAACTCGGCGGCGATGTGCGGAGGTACCGGGGTCTTCTTGAAGGCCTGCATTAG